One genomic region from Fictibacillus marinisediminis encodes:
- the galU gene encoding UTP--glucose-1-phosphate uridylyltransferase GalU: MKKVRKAIIPAAGLGTRFLPATKAMPKEMLPIVDKPTIQYIVEEAIESGIEDIIIVTGKGKRAIEDHFDHAFELEQNLFEKGKIDLLNKVQQSSRMADIHYIRQKEPKGLGHAVWCARKFIGDEPFAVLLGDDIVQSDKPCLKQLIEQYEETGSSVIGVQTVPDDQTSRYGIVDPTTQIGRLYGVQNFVEKPAPGEAPSNLAIMGRYVLSPEIFNYLDKHEKGSGGEIQLTDAIQKLNTFQRVFAYDFEGTRYDVGEKLGFISTTLEFALKDKDIHDSLLQELERLMSQYKAVN; encoded by the coding sequence ATGAAGAAAGTTCGCAAAGCGATCATACCGGCAGCGGGATTAGGGACCCGATTCCTGCCGGCCACTAAGGCCATGCCAAAAGAGATGCTCCCGATCGTTGATAAGCCGACCATTCAATACATCGTGGAAGAAGCGATTGAATCCGGCATCGAAGACATCATCATCGTCACCGGTAAAGGCAAGCGTGCCATCGAAGACCACTTCGACCATGCATTTGAACTGGAACAAAATCTTTTTGAAAAAGGCAAAATCGATTTACTAAACAAAGTTCAGCAATCCTCCCGGATGGCAGATATCCATTACATAAGACAAAAAGAACCAAAAGGCCTCGGACACGCTGTCTGGTGCGCCCGCAAATTTATCGGTGATGAACCGTTCGCCGTTCTACTCGGAGACGATATCGTGCAATCGGACAAGCCGTGCTTGAAGCAGCTGATCGAGCAGTACGAAGAAACCGGTTCTTCTGTCATCGGAGTGCAAACGGTTCCGGATGATCAGACTAGCCGTTACGGTATCGTCGATCCAACCACCCAGATCGGAAGACTGTACGGTGTACAGAACTTTGTGGAAAAACCGGCACCAGGCGAAGCACCATCCAACCTGGCCATCATGGGCCGCTATGTGCTCAGTCCCGAGATTTTCAACTACCTGGACAAGCACGAAAAAGGCTCCGGCGGCGAGATCCAGCTGACCGATGCCATCCAAAAGCTCAACACCTTCCAGCGTGTTTTCGCCTATGACTTTGAAGGAACCAGGTACGACGTCGGTGAAAAGCTCGGCTTCATCTCCACAACACTTGAGTTTGCGTTAAAAGATAAAGACATCCATGAC
- a CDS encoding tyrosine-protein phosphatase, with product MIDVHSHILPQADDGAPDLAASLDMAKSAVQAGITTLFATPHHRNGKYDNSKQAILHKTKQLNEALIHSKIPLTILPGQEIRIYAEFLEDLENNQLLTLNDLGKYILIELPFHTVPSYTNHIVYECMLKDITPIIVHPERNSELMENPHVLYDLVKEGALTQITASSIIGRFGKNVKSFSHKIIRNHWTHFVASDAHNCSTRGFHLGEAYEEIGKKHGTHISYYLRENAQLIVNNHSIYRDEPKPAKKKRLGIF from the coding sequence TTGATTGATGTCCATAGTCACATCTTACCACAGGCCGATGATGGGGCGCCTGATCTGGCTGCCAGCCTGGACATGGCAAAGAGCGCCGTCCAGGCCGGTATTACTACATTATTTGCAACTCCGCATCACAGAAACGGAAAATATGACAATAGCAAACAAGCCATTCTGCATAAGACAAAACAACTAAACGAAGCACTCATTCATAGCAAAATCCCTCTAACCATATTACCCGGCCAGGAGATCAGAATCTACGCTGAATTTTTGGAAGATTTAGAAAATAATCAATTGCTCACGTTAAATGACCTTGGCAAATACATACTAATCGAACTTCCATTCCATACAGTACCTTCATACACCAATCACATCGTTTACGAATGCATGCTGAAAGACATCACGCCGATCATCGTCCACCCGGAACGCAACAGCGAGCTGATGGAAAATCCTCACGTTTTATATGACCTCGTCAAAGAGGGAGCATTAACTCAAATTACAGCTAGTAGTATTATCGGCAGGTTCGGCAAGAATGTTAAGTCTTTTTCTCATAAAATCATCCGAAATCATTGGACACATTTTGTAGCATCTGACGCTCATAATTGTTCGACCCGAGGCTTTCATTTGGGAGAGGCCTACGAGGAAATCGGGAAAAAGCACGGAACCCATATCAGTTACTATCTTCGGGAAAACGCACAGCTAATAGTTAACAATCATAGCATTTACAGGGATGAACCAAAACCAGCAAAGAAAAAGCGGCTGGGAATCTTTTAA